A region from the Pseudomonas sp. KU26590 genome encodes:
- a CDS encoding carbon-nitrogen hydrolase family protein, with translation MRKVLGSLTAAVLVTLLVSYGLWTGKRHVGHYLTDLRIQLVINDGQPGERGNLLGIQPELFPSDYSSVKRLHRKLASYLVQARDQGLLNDKTIVVLPEHIGTWLLAVDEKAQFYEATTFEEAMNWLAFSNPLLFIDAVFHARGSSRFEDARLRMKAHSMAQDYQNVFGGLAKEFGVTLVAGSIVLPSPQVENGELRIGRGALYNSSLVFGPDGQPLGQPQRQLFPGWNQRGYIRPGKDAPLNVIDTPAGRLATLIGSDSWYPDNYARLNASGVELIAVPAYVAGTDGWSQPWRSDKHKALAAHLNLGAKPITQGEAWRRLTLTPPSTAKAGISVFMRGQFWDKGSAGHSFASRDGQSIAEQSISAAPKGVRPGHGARLINLWL, from the coding sequence ATGCGCAAAGTTCTCGGCTCACTTACCGCTGCAGTGCTGGTGACGCTTCTCGTCAGCTACGGGCTGTGGACGGGCAAGCGTCATGTCGGGCATTACCTGACGGACTTGCGCATCCAGTTGGTGATCAACGACGGGCAACCTGGCGAACGCGGCAACCTGCTGGGCATTCAGCCCGAGCTGTTCCCTTCCGATTATTCGAGCGTCAAACGCCTGCATCGCAAGCTTGCGTCGTATCTGGTGCAGGCCCGCGACCAAGGGCTGCTCAACGATAAAACCATCGTGGTGCTGCCGGAGCACATCGGCACCTGGCTGTTGGCGGTGGACGAAAAAGCCCAGTTCTACGAGGCCACCACCTTCGAAGAGGCCATGAACTGGCTGGCGTTCAGCAACCCGCTGCTGTTTATCGACGCGGTTTTTCACGCGCGGGGCAGCAGCCGCTTCGAGGACGCACGCCTGCGCATGAAGGCGCACAGCATGGCGCAGGATTATCAAAACGTGTTTGGCGGGCTGGCGAAGGAATTCGGTGTGACCCTGGTGGCCGGCTCGATCGTGCTGCCCAGCCCGCAGGTGGAAAACGGCGAACTGCGCATCGGTCGTGGCGCGCTGTATAACAGCAGCCTGGTGTTCGGCCCCGACGGCCAGCCCTTGGGGCAGCCGCAGCGTCAGTTGTTCCCGGGCTGGAATCAGCGGGGTTATATCCGTCCCGGCAAGGACGCACCGCTCAACGTGATCGACACCCCGGCCGGCCGGTTGGCGACATTGATCGGCAGTGACAGCTGGTACCCCGACAACTACGCGCGCCTCAACGCCAGCGGCGTCGAGCTGATTGCGGTGCCGGCCTACGTCGCCGGCACGGACGGCTGGTCGCAACCCTGGCGCAGCGACAAACACAAGGCGCTGGCGGCCCATCTGAACCTGGGTGCCAAGCCGATCACCCAGGGCGAAGCCTGGCGTCGACTGACCCTGACACCGCCGAGCACGGCGAAGGCCGGCATCAGCGTGTTCATGCGCGGTCAGTTCTGGGACAAGGGCAGCGCCGGTCACAGTTTCGCCAGCCGCGACGGGCAAAGCATCGCCGAGCAATCCATCAGCGCCGCCCCGAAAGGCGTCCGCCCCGGTCATGGCGCGCGCCTGATCAATCTGTGGTTGTGA
- a CDS encoding methyl-accepting chemotaxis protein yields the protein MSWINDAKISTKLITAFVLCAFITLGVGVLGSRGVSELSDSLKLVFSNNLVSVADTGRARTNAVGQNRDLYRLYSAAAAGMPQGVKDELLSSMNANQLDSEKAFAKYRKTPLADDERAAGDQMEKDWPVYQAMVQKYLGLVKAGDLDNGRALLFGDLQAAYRVVLDELTLIVKSNDRQIGEGAEDASKTESSAKTALYIGIAIAFLAAVLLGMFISRLISRPLAYAVASARSIAGGDLTQQIVSTGRDEAGQLLTALGEMRGSLKSTIQQIADASSQLASAAEELTAVSDNGSRGLVRQNDEIQQAATAVTEMTSAVEEVARNAVSTSDASRTTSKQASEGRDQARGAVEAINSATTEIATSTNMVRDLAVQVRDIGKVLDVIRGIAEQTNLLALNAAIEAARAGEQGRGFAVVADEVRALAARTQASTGEIEGMINSVQASADQAVGAMGKSQSLVTDTQALAQATGRALEQIAEGIAQINDRNMVIATASEEQANVAREVDRNLVNIQDLSTQTAAGAHQTNASTQELSRLAVSFNTLVSRFRL from the coding sequence ATGAGCTGGATCAATGATGCAAAAATTTCGACCAAGTTGATCACAGCCTTCGTGCTGTGCGCATTCATCACCCTGGGAGTAGGCGTGCTCGGAAGCCGTGGCGTTTCCGAACTGTCGGACAGCCTGAAGCTGGTGTTCAGCAATAACCTGGTGTCCGTTGCGGACACCGGCCGCGCCAGAACCAATGCCGTAGGCCAAAACCGTGACCTTTACCGCTTATACAGTGCCGCTGCTGCCGGCATGCCCCAGGGTGTGAAGGACGAATTGCTGAGCTCGATGAACGCCAACCAGTTAGACAGCGAGAAAGCGTTTGCCAAATACCGCAAGACCCCGCTCGCCGACGATGAACGCGCCGCGGGCGACCAGATGGAAAAGGACTGGCCGGTCTACCAGGCGATGGTTCAGAAATACCTTGGCCTCGTGAAGGCCGGCGACCTTGATAACGGCCGCGCCCTATTGTTTGGCGATCTGCAGGCGGCCTACCGCGTTGTGCTCGATGAATTGACCCTCATCGTTAAGTCCAATGACCGGCAGATCGGCGAAGGCGCCGAGGATGCATCCAAGACGGAGTCATCCGCCAAGACCGCGCTGTACATCGGCATCGCCATTGCCTTTCTGGCTGCGGTTCTGCTGGGCATGTTCATAAGTCGCCTGATCAGCCGTCCTCTCGCCTATGCAGTCGCGAGCGCGCGGAGCATTGCCGGCGGTGATCTGACCCAACAGATTGTCAGCACCGGCCGCGATGAAGCCGGGCAATTGCTGACGGCGCTGGGCGAAATGCGGGGCAGCCTGAAAAGCACCATTCAGCAGATTGCCGATGCGTCCAGTCAACTGGCCTCTGCCGCAGAAGAGCTGACCGCCGTCAGCGATAACGGCAGCCGCGGGTTGGTCCGCCAGAACGACGAGATCCAGCAGGCCGCCACCGCTGTCACTGAAATGACCTCGGCGGTCGAAGAGGTGGCACGTAACGCCGTGTCCACGTCCGACGCGTCCAGGACCACCAGCAAACAGGCCAGCGAGGGCCGCGACCAGGCACGTGGCGCGGTTGAAGCCATCAACAGCGCAACCACCGAAATTGCCACTTCGACCAACATGGTCCGCGACCTCGCCGTGCAAGTCCGGGACATCGGCAAGGTGCTGGACGTAATTCGCGGCATCGCTGAACAAACCAACCTGCTGGCCTTGAACGCTGCGATCGAAGCCGCACGGGCGGGCGAGCAAGGCCGGGGCTTTGCCGTGGTCGCCGACGAAGTCCGGGCCTTGGCCGCACGCACCCAGGCCTCGACCGGTGAAATCGAAGGCATGATCAACAGCGTGCAGGCCAGTGCCGATCAGGCGGTGGGGGCGATGGGCAAAAGCCAGTCGCTGGTCACCGATACCCAAGCGTTGGCGCAGGCCACGGGCCGCGCACTGGAACAGATCGCCGAAGGCATCGCCCAGATCAACGACCGTAATATGGTCATCGCCACGGCCTCCGAAGAACAGGCGAATGTCGCGCGCGAGGTGGACCGTAACCTGGTGAACATCCAGGATCTGTCGACCCAGACCGCGGCCGGTGCGCACCAGACCAACGCGTCGACTCAGGAGCTTTCCCGCCTGGCCGTGTCGTTCAACACGCTGGTCAGCCGCTTCCGCTTGTAA
- a CDS encoding NADPH-dependent 2,4-dienoyl-CoA reductase, producing MAAPHYPHLLAPLDLGFTTLRNRTLMGSMHTGLEEKPGGFERMAVYFAERARGGVGLMVTGGIAPNDEGGVYSGAAKLSTPEEAANHRIVTQAVHEAGGKICMQILHAGRYAYSPKQVAPSAIQAPINPFTPKALDEEGIEKQIQDFVTCATLAQTAEYDGVEIMGSEGYFINQFLVAHTNHRSDRWGGSYENRMRLPVEIVRRVREAVGPNFIIIYRLSMLDLIEGGSSWEEVVQLAQAIEHSGATLINTGIGWHEARIPTIATKVPRAAFAKVTAKMRGSVSIPLITTNRINTPEVAEQVLAEGDADMVSMARPFLADPEFVNKAAAGRSDEINTCIGCNQACLDHTFGGKLTSCLVNPRACHETELNYLPVTQVRKIAVIGAGPAGLAAATVAAERGHEVTLFDSAGEIGGQFNIAKRIPGKEEFFETLRYFGRKLQTTGVDLRLNTRVTVDDLLGKGYDEVILATGIAPRTPAIPGVDNPKVLSYLDVILGRKSVGKSVAVIGAGGIGFDVSEFLVHQGVSTSLNRDAFWDEWGIDTHLAARGGVAGIKAHPHAPARQVFLLQRKATKVGDGLGKTTGWIHRTGLKNKQVQMLNSVEYLKIDDAGLHIRIGAEGEEKLLPVDNVVICAGQDPLRELYDGLQAAGHSVHLIGGADVATELDAKRAIDQGSRLAAGL from the coding sequence ATGGCCGCCCCCCACTACCCGCATTTGCTCGCTCCCCTGGATCTGGGTTTCACCACGTTGCGCAACCGTACCCTGATGGGCTCGATGCACACCGGGCTCGAAGAGAAGCCGGGCGGGTTCGAGCGCATGGCGGTGTATTTCGCCGAGCGCGCACGGGGCGGGGTTGGCCTGATGGTCACAGGCGGCATCGCGCCGAACGACGAAGGCGGCGTGTATTCGGGGGCGGCCAAGCTGTCGACGCCGGAAGAGGCGGCCAACCATCGCATTGTCACCCAAGCCGTGCACGAGGCCGGCGGCAAGATCTGCATGCAGATCCTCCACGCCGGGCGTTATGCCTACAGCCCCAAGCAAGTGGCACCGAGCGCCATTCAGGCGCCGATCAACCCTTTCACACCCAAAGCGCTGGACGAAGAGGGCATCGAGAAGCAGATTCAGGATTTCGTCACCTGCGCGACCCTGGCACAGACCGCCGAGTACGACGGCGTAGAAATCATGGGCTCTGAAGGTTATTTCATTAACCAGTTTCTGGTCGCCCACACCAACCATCGCAGCGACCGTTGGGGCGGCAGCTACGAAAACCGCATGCGCCTGCCGGTGGAGATCGTGCGCCGCGTACGTGAAGCCGTCGGCCCCAACTTCATCATCATTTATCGCCTGTCGATGCTCGACCTCATTGAGGGCGGCAGCAGCTGGGAAGAAGTGGTGCAACTGGCCCAGGCCATCGAGCATTCGGGCGCCACGCTGATCAACACCGGCATTGGCTGGCACGAAGCGCGCATTCCGACCATCGCCACCAAGGTGCCGCGCGCTGCGTTCGCCAAAGTGACCGCGAAAATGCGCGGCTCGGTGTCGATCCCGCTGATCACCACCAACCGCATCAATACCCCCGAGGTTGCCGAACAGGTGCTGGCCGAAGGGGACGCCGACATGGTCTCCATGGCGCGCCCGTTTCTCGCCGACCCCGAATTCGTCAACAAGGCCGCGGCGGGTCGCAGCGACGAGATCAACACCTGCATCGGTTGCAATCAGGCGTGTCTGGATCATACCTTCGGCGGCAAGCTCACCAGCTGCCTGGTCAACCCCCGCGCCTGTCATGAAACCGAGCTCAATTACCTGCCGGTCACCCAGGTCCGCAAAATCGCCGTCATCGGTGCCGGTCCTGCAGGCCTTGCTGCCGCAACCGTTGCGGCCGAGCGCGGGCATGAAGTGACGCTGTTCGACTCGGCCGGCGAAATCGGCGGGCAGTTCAACATCGCCAAGCGGATCCCGGGCAAGGAAGAGTTCTTCGAGACCCTGCGCTACTTCGGCCGCAAGCTGCAGACCACCGGCGTAGACCTGCGCCTGAACACCCGCGTCACGGTGGATGACCTGCTCGGCAAAGGCTATGACGAAGTGATTCTTGCCACCGGCATCGCGCCACGAACGCCCGCCATCCCCGGTGTCGACAACCCCAAGGTGCTGAGTTACCTCGACGTCATACTCGGCCGCAAATCGGTTGGCAAGTCCGTCGCCGTGATCGGCGCGGGCGGCATCGGCTTCGACGTGTCGGAATTCCTCGTCCATCAGGGCGTGTCCACCAGCCTGAATCGCGATGCGTTCTGGGACGAGTGGGGCATCGACACGCATCTGGCGGCGCGTGGCGGCGTTGCCGGGATCAAAGCTCATCCCCATGCGCCAGCGCGTCAGGTGTTCCTGTTGCAGCGCAAGGCCACCAAAGTCGGCGACGGTCTGGGTAAAACCACAGGCTGGATTCATCGCACGGGGCTGAAGAACAAACAGGTGCAGATGCTCAACAGCGTGGAATATTTGAAGATCGACGATGCAGGTTTGCACATTCGGATCGGCGCGGAGGGCGAGGAGAAACTGCTGCCGGTGGACAACGTGGTGATCTGCGCCGGGCAGGATCCGTTGCGTGAACTGTATGACGGGTTACAGGCGGCGGGGCATAGCGTGCATCTGATTGGCGGGGCGGATGTGGCGACTGAGCTGGATGCCAAGCGGGCGATTGATCAGGGATCGCGGTTGGCGGCGGGGTTGTAA
- a CDS encoding 1-aminocyclopropane-1-carboxylate deaminase/D-cysteine desulfhydrase → MFPLSSPLPPAPLQLLHFDWLQAAGVEAAILRLDLVDPLISGNKWFKLKHHLAAAERVGARGVISLGGAHSNHLHALAAAGKRFGFATVGLMRGHIVETPTVLDLQAFGMELHWLGYAGYRARHDADFWVPWRERYPHLFPVPEGGGGLDGAEGCAEIVQQARSQLGQLGWKDYDAWWLACGTGTTLAGLMLAEAGQHEVIGAMAVPDGHGVEGNVEDILEAFASKLAPTGPASSLGILNQPLTGLDVGVNRKKLQAYRLLDSSRGGFAKTDSALLDFIARHEAESGIPLEPLYTGKALLALHEEVIAGRIAEGTRLIFLHTGGLQGRRTFESALAHR, encoded by the coding sequence ATGTTCCCTCTCTCATCACCGCTCCCTCCCGCTCCGTTGCAACTCCTCCATTTCGACTGGCTCCAGGCAGCCGGCGTGGAGGCGGCGATCTTGCGGCTGGACCTCGTCGATCCGCTGATCAGCGGCAATAAATGGTTCAAGCTCAAGCACCATCTGGCGGCGGCTGAGCGGGTCGGGGCGCGGGGCGTCATCAGTCTCGGCGGGGCGCATTCCAATCACCTTCACGCGCTGGCGGCGGCGGGCAAGCGCTTCGGTTTTGCCACGGTCGGGCTGATGCGCGGGCATATAGTCGAGACGCCGACGGTGCTTGATCTCCAGGCTTTCGGGATGGAGCTGCACTGGCTGGGTTACGCCGGTTATCGCGCGCGGCATGACGCGGATTTCTGGGTGCCGTGGCGCGAGCGTTATCCGCATCTATTTCCGGTGCCTGAAGGCGGCGGCGGGCTCGACGGCGCGGAGGGCTGCGCTGAAATCGTTCAGCAGGCGCGCAGTCAGCTCGGTCAACTGGGATGGAAGGATTACGACGCCTGGTGGCTGGCGTGCGGCACCGGCACCACACTTGCCGGACTGATGCTGGCGGAGGCGGGGCAGCATGAGGTGATCGGCGCGATGGCGGTGCCTGACGGTCATGGGGTTGAGGGCAATGTAGAGGACATTCTTGAAGCTTTCGCGAGCAAGCTCGCTCCCACAGGTCCTGCGTCGTCCCTGGGCATACTGAATCAACCACTGACAGGCTTGGACGTGGGAGTAAACCGAAAAAAACTTCAGGCTTACCGCTTGCTCGATAGCAGCCGTGGCGGCTTCGCGAAGACCGATTCCGCGTTGCTCGATTTCATCGCGCGCCATGAGGCTGAATCCGGTATCCCCCTCGAACCGCTGTACACCGGCAAGGCATTGCTTGCGCTGCACGAAGAGGTGATCGCGGGCCGGATCGCCGAAGGCACGCGGCTGATTTTTCTGCACACCGGGGGATTGCAGGGCAGACGGACCTTCGAATCCGCGCTGGCACACCGCTGA
- a CDS encoding MFS transporter yields MTTPVLEQVDPATLRKVIVAAAIGNFVEWFDFAVYGFLATTIAQQFFPSGDASAALLKTFAVFAVAFAFRPLGGVFFGMLGDRIGRKRTLAFTILLMAGATTIIGLLPTYAAIGVMAPVLLTLIRCAQGFSAGGEYAGACAYLMEHAPRTQRAWYGSFVPVSTFSAFAAAAIIAYALEATLSVEAMGSWGWRLPFLIAAPLGLVGLYLRWKLDETPAFQAVKQEHAVAHSPLKETLRNHGAAICCLGAFVSLTALSFYMFTTYFATYLQVAGGLSRATALLVSLIALLFAAAICPVAGAFSDKVGRRKTVLSTCVLLIVVVYPSFLMASSGSFVASIVGVMLLAIGAVLCGVVTAALLSETFPTRTRYTASAITYNMAYTIFGGTAPLMATWLIGATGSNLAPAFYLIVIALLALAGGLALPETSKVSLHEVEGSLTARGRLQTAV; encoded by the coding sequence ATGACCACTCCCGTCCTTGAGCAGGTTGATCCTGCCACCCTGAGAAAAGTCATTGTGGCGGCCGCCATCGGCAATTTCGTCGAATGGTTCGACTTCGCGGTGTATGGCTTTCTGGCCACGACCATCGCCCAGCAGTTCTTCCCCAGCGGCGATGCCAGCGCGGCGTTATTGAAAACCTTCGCGGTGTTCGCCGTGGCCTTCGCGTTTCGGCCCCTCGGCGGTGTGTTCTTCGGCATGCTGGGCGACCGCATCGGCCGCAAGCGCACGCTGGCGTTCACCATTTTGTTGATGGCCGGGGCGACGACGATCATCGGTCTGTTGCCGACCTACGCGGCAATCGGCGTGATGGCGCCCGTGTTGCTCACCCTTATCCGCTGCGCTCAAGGCTTTTCCGCCGGGGGTGAATACGCGGGGGCATGCGCTTACTTGATGGAACACGCGCCACGCACGCAGCGGGCGTGGTATGGCAGCTTCGTGCCGGTGTCGACCTTTTCGGCGTTCGCGGCAGCGGCGATTATTGCCTACGCGCTGGAAGCCACTTTGAGCGTTGAGGCCATGGGCAGTTGGGGCTGGCGGCTGCCGTTTCTGATCGCCGCGCCGTTGGGGCTGGTCGGGTTGTACCTGCGCTGGAAACTGGACGAAACCCCGGCGTTTCAGGCGGTCAAGCAGGAACACGCGGTTGCCCATTCGCCACTCAAGGAAACCCTGCGCAACCATGGCGCGGCGATATGCTGCCTAGGCGCGTTCGTGTCGCTGACGGCGCTGTCGTTCTACATGTTCACCACGTACTTCGCGACGTACTTGCAGGTGGCGGGCGGGCTGAGCCGTGCGACCGCATTGCTGGTGTCGTTGATTGCCTTGCTGTTCGCCGCGGCGATCTGTCCGGTGGCCGGGGCGTTTTCCGACAAGGTCGGGCGACGCAAGACGGTGCTCAGCACCTGTGTCCTGCTGATTGTGGTGGTGTATCCGTCGTTTTTGATGGCCAGTTCCGGTTCGTTTGTGGCGTCGATCGTCGGCGTGATGTTGCTGGCGATTGGCGCCGTCCTCTGCGGTGTGGTCACGGCGGCGCTGTTGTCGGAGACCTTTCCTACGCGTACCCGTTACACCGCTTCGGCGATCACCTACAACATGGCGTACACGATCTTCGGCGGAACCGCGCCGCTGATGGCGACCTGGCTGATCGGCGCGACGGGCAGCAACCTGGCGCCGGCGTTTTACCTGATCGTGATTGCGCTGCTGGCGCTGGCGGGCGGGCTGGCGTTGCCGGAGACGTCGAAAGTGTCGCTGCATGAGGTGGAAGGTTCGTTGACGGCGCGGGGGAGATTGCAGACGGCGGTCTGA
- a CDS encoding MFS transporter, which produces MAVPSPATVPATDTQPVPASQSTQSSPLVMRIIGAVALAHLLNDLIQSILPSIYPMLKASYGLTFTQVGLITLTFQVTASLLQPWVGYYTDRHPNPLVLPVGSLCILGGVMMLATVGSFPLILLAAGLIGIGSSTFHPEASRIARLASGGRFGLAQSSFQVGGNSGSAIGPLLAAAIIIPFGQGHIAWFGLVALFSVGLLYAISRWYKAHLSLFKIKAGQAATHGLSKRRVTGALVVLAMLVFSKYFYMASFTSYFTFYLIDKFQLSVASSQLHLFMFLAAVAAGTFFGGPIGDRIGRKAVIWFSILGVAPFTIALPYADLFWTSVLSVIIGFILASAFSAIVVYAQELVPGNVGMIAGIFFGLMFGFGGIGAALLGHLADLHGIVYVYTLCSYLPLLGILAILLPRTSKRC; this is translated from the coding sequence ATGGCCGTTCCCAGCCCTGCAACCGTGCCCGCGACCGATACCCAACCCGTTCCCGCTTCGCAATCAACGCAATCAAGTCCCTTGGTCATGCGCATCATTGGTGCAGTGGCACTGGCGCACCTGCTCAATGACCTGATTCAGTCGATCCTGCCCTCGATCTACCCCATGCTTAAGGCCTCGTACGGCCTGACTTTCACCCAGGTCGGGCTGATCACCCTGACGTTTCAGGTCACGGCATCGTTGCTGCAGCCTTGGGTCGGCTATTACACCGATCGTCATCCCAACCCGTTGGTGCTGCCGGTCGGCTCGCTGTGCATTCTGGGCGGCGTGATGATGCTCGCGACCGTGGGCAGCTTCCCGCTGATCCTGCTCGCCGCAGGGTTGATCGGCATCGGCTCGTCGACTTTTCACCCCGAAGCCTCGCGCATTGCCCGGTTGGCCTCAGGCGGGCGCTTTGGCCTGGCGCAATCGAGCTTTCAGGTGGGCGGCAACAGTGGTTCTGCCATCGGGCCGTTGCTGGCGGCGGCGATCATCATCCCGTTCGGTCAGGGCCACATCGCCTGGTTCGGGCTGGTGGCGCTGTTTTCCGTGGGCCTGCTGTACGCGATCAGCCGCTGGTACAAGGCGCACCTGTCGCTGTTCAAGATCAAGGCCGGACAGGCGGCGACCCACGGGCTGTCGAAACGTCGGGTGACCGGCGCGCTGGTGGTGCTGGCGATGCTGGTGTTCTCCAAATACTTCTACATGGCCAGCTTCACCAGCTACTTCACGTTCTATCTCATCGACAAATTCCAGCTGTCCGTGGCCAGCTCCCAGTTGCACTTGTTCATGTTCCTGGCAGCGGTGGCTGCGGGCACGTTCTTCGGCGGGCCGATTGGCGATCGCATCGGGCGCAAGGCGGTGATCTGGTTCTCGATTCTGGGCGTGGCGCCGTTCACCATCGCGCTGCCGTACGCGGATCTGTTCTGGACCAGTGTCCTCAGCGTGATCATCGGTTTCATTCTTGCCTCGGCGTTCTCCGCCATCGTCGTTTACGCTCAGGAACTGGTGCCGGGCAACGTCGGCATGATCGCCGGGATCTTCTTCGGCCTGATGTTCGGCTTCGGCGGCATCGGCGCCGCATTATTGGGTCACTTGGCGGATCTTCACGGCATCGTTTATGTCTACACGCTGTGCTCCTACCTGCCGCTGTTGGGCATCCTCGCCATCCTGCTTCCGAGAACTTCAAAAAGATGCTGA
- a CDS encoding arsenic transporter, which translates to MLIAVAIFLVTITLVIWQPKGLGVGWSATFGAVLALLFGVVHLSDIPQVWHIIWNATGTFIALIIISLLLDEAGFFNWAALHVARWGNGKGRRLFAFIVLLGALVSALFANDGAALILTPIVMSMLLALRFSPATTLAFVMAAGFIADTASLPLVVSNLVNIVSADYFGIGFNRYASVMVPVNLVSVAATLAVLMLFFRRDIPETFDASQLAEPSSAIKDRATFMTGWWVLGILLVGCFALEPLGIPISAISAVCAAILLGIAAKGHRISTRKVLKDAPWQIVIFSLGMYLVVYGLRNQGLTDYLATWLDRFAEHGLWGAAMGTGVLTALLSSVMNNLPTVLIGLLSIDASHAHGLLQEAMIYANVIGSDLGPKITPIGSLATLLWLHVLAKKGVTIGWGYYFRVGIVLTVPVLLITLAALVLRLSL; encoded by the coding sequence ATGCTGATAGCCGTCGCGATTTTTCTGGTCACCATCACCCTGGTGATCTGGCAACCCAAGGGCCTTGGTGTTGGCTGGAGTGCAACCTTTGGCGCAGTGCTCGCGCTGCTTTTCGGGGTGGTGCACCTGAGTGACATTCCCCAGGTCTGGCACATCATCTGGAACGCGACCGGCACCTTCATTGCGCTGATCATCATCAGCCTGCTGCTCGACGAGGCCGGGTTTTTCAACTGGGCCGCGCTGCACGTGGCGCGCTGGGGCAACGGCAAGGGCCGGCGGCTGTTCGCGTTTATCGTGCTGCTCGGCGCGCTGGTGTCGGCGCTTTTCGCCAACGACGGCGCCGCGCTGATCCTCACCCCCATCGTCATGTCGATGCTGCTGGCGCTGCGCTTTTCGCCGGCGACGACCCTGGCCTTCGTGATGGCGGCAGGGTTCATCGCCGACACCGCCAGCCTGCCGCTGGTGGTCTCCAACCTGGTCAACATCGTGTCCGCCGACTATTTCGGCATCGGTTTCAACCGCTACGCCTCGGTGATGGTGCCGGTGAATCTGGTCAGCGTGGCGGCGACCCTGGCGGTGCTGATGCTGTTCTTCCGTCGCGATATCCCGGAAACCTTCGACGCCTCGCAACTGGCCGAGCCGTCTTCGGCGATCAAGGACCGCGCGACCTTCATGACCGGTTGGTGGGTGCTGGGGATCTTGCTGGTGGGCTGTTTTGCCCTGGAACCGCTGGGGATTCCCATCAGCGCGATCTCCGCGGTATGCGCGGCGATCCTGCTGGGCATTGCAGCCAAGGGCCATCGCATTTCGACGCGCAAGGTGCTGAAAGACGCGCCGTGGCAGATCGTGATTTTCTCTCTGGGCATGTACCTGGTGGTGTACGGCCTGCGCAATCAGGGCCTGACCGATTACCTCGCCACCTGGCTCGATCGTTTCGCCGAACACGGTTTGTGGGGCGCGGCGATGGGCACGGGCGTGCTGACGGCGCTGCTGTCGTCGGTGATGAACAACCTGCCGACGGTGCTGATCGGGCTGTTGTCCATTGATGCAAGCCACGCCCACGGCCTGCTTCAGGAAGCGATGATTTACGCCAACGTCATCGGCAGCGACCTGGGCCCGAAAATCACCCCGATCGGCAGCCTCGCGACCTTGTTGTGGCTGCATGTGCTGGCGAAGAAGGGCGTGACCATCGGCTGGGGCT